TTTCGTTGCAAGATGAAAAATTCAAGAACAAAGTAGTCATCATTCAAATCATGGGAAGCTGGTGTCCGAATTGTATGGACGAAACAAAATTTCTTGCTCCTTTTTATGATAAATACAATTCAAAAGGATTAGAAGTGGTGGCATTGGCATTTGAGCGGACGGATGATTTTAACAAAGCAATAAGTAATGTTCAGCGTTCGAAAACGCGTTTCAATGCGAAGTATGAATTTCTAATTACCATGAAAACAGGCAAAGATCAAGCCTCTGAAGCATTGCCGATGTTGAATGAGGTGATGGCTTTTCCTACGACCATCTACATTGATAAAAAGGGGATTGTTCGTAAAATATACACCGGATTTAATGGCCCTGCTACCGGTGATGCGCATACTAAATTTGTGGAAGAGACGACACGATTTGTAGAAAAACTGCTGGCGGAGTAGCTATTTCTTTTTTGCCTTTTTCTTTGGTGTTGCTTTCTTGGTCTCCATTAAAGCGACAATCTTCTTCAAATAGGCAATCTCATTCAACAAAAGTTCATTTTGTTTTTCGAGCGCTTTCATGTGTTCGGAACTGGTATTATAAACCGGCTTATCATCTTTCACAAACGACACCACACCACCCTTTTTGTATTCTTTCTGATCGGAATAGATGGAGAAGAAGTCGAGACGAAGAATAATCCCAATTTTATTCAACAAGGCAGTATCGATACTTTCTCTTTCGAAGATATCATAAATAACATTTCGGCTACGGTTGATTTTTTTAGCAAACGTACTCACGGAAATTCCCTGTTTAAACAATTCCTCTTTTATCTTTTTACCGATATGGATAGCCATACCCAAAGATAAGTGCCTGACAAAAAAGAAGTTCCGAAACTTGCACTATATAATAGTGCATTATTGCACCATTTAATGATACATCTAATCACTTTTTTATATATTTGCTCCACATTACAATACACGCTGATTTAATCATCGCGTTTAATTGTCCGCAGTACCTTTATAAGCATACAATCAGCTCGGACAAACTTCTATCAGAAAAAAACATTTCTGTCTACTCCTCAGAAATTTTCAAACAACTAAGTTTTTATTTAAAACTCTGCTTTATGAAATTTGATGTATATCAGGAGAAGATGGAACAAATTGAAAAACTAATCCAACAATCCAACACTGGTTCTCCCAAAGAGCTTGCGAATCGTTTAAATGTTTCGGAGCGAACCATCAGACGATTAATTGAACGACTCAAAGTAAAAAATAAGTCCATTTACTTTTGTCGAAAGACACAATCATATGTACTAAAAAATTAAACAAATTTGTCCGCGGTCAAAATCTGTCCGTGAGCGCGTTTAGGTTTGCATCGCAAATTCATGCTAGCTGGGTCTGCAAAATAACACCAGGCCGCGTGTGCAGGGTGAATACAAACGAATAAACCAATTTATAAATGAAAAAAATAGTTCTCATTGTTTTTTTTGCAATCACGATTGTGAGTTGTAAAAAAGAAGCGGGTGTATCATCATCAATGAATGGAAATGCATCTTACGATGCTCAAGTTGCTGCATTGATTCAAAAAGCAGACAAGGATTTGTACAATCAACTATACAATCCATCACCCAACCAAAAGTTTCCAATCATTTCCATTAAATCGCTTCCGGGTATATTTTACATCCCAGCCGGAGGAATTGACAATGCTACGTGCTGGCCTTCTTACAACGTATGTATGGTGATTGTAAGCGCTAGCAAAATGTCAGATCCGGGAGAACCTCAAACGATAACCTCAACCATTACTGAAAGTTATAGTGAAACGTTTACGGGAGAAACATCTGCAAAACTTATCCTTAATTCAACACCTGCTGAAAGCATAGAGATTACGTCCTTCAGTGCTAAAAAGGGTTCAGACGGTATCTTTTATGTTAACTACAACTAACACTATGGGTTACAAACATTTTTGTTTTATTGTATTTATTTGTTTTATGGGTGCATGCACCCATAAAACAAATGAATACATCTTTGATGGAGTACAAACCTCTAAAATAGATGAGTCGCAACTCGTTTTGACACGCTTCCCTGCTGAGATGAAAAAAATAAATGATTCTGTTGTTGGAGCAATTAATTCTGCTCAGAGTGTTTCATTATACAACATCTATTCCGGTAAGAACATCGCTAATTTTAATTTGAAGAAAACGAACTTCGACTCCTTAATCCAAAATACATTCCAAAAAAAGTATGCAGATAGTAAAACGTATACATATTCAAACGGTTTTGAACTCAATGGAGAAAATTATCAACTAACAGCATTCGATTATTCCAACAATCGGTTTTGGATTCATGCAAGCGTTATTGTTGAAGTACACCACCTGAAAGAAGATGCAAAAACGCTTCCAAAACACAAAAACAATGAAAAAATCATCGAGTTAGAAAAACAATACGATAGCATCAACATCATCGAAATGGGTTATTTAAACTTCATTTTTGAAACAGATAACAACTTTATCGTTAAAGCCATTCATCCCCTTTACGGAGAAGAGGTTTTGAAAGAGAATAACTACTTTCCTTATTACAACAAAGGCTTCTTTGTATTCAACAATTGTATTCATACCCCAATTGGTAAAATGGATGAATCGTTTAATCGACTCGAAAACAAGATAAATGTAAGTCCTGATAATTACTGTTTGGCAAAAATCAACCTGTTGGACCCAGATAAAATTGCCTATAAATTACATTTCTCAAACATCAACTTTACCGATTTTACACTGCGGGATTATATCGAAGCCCGGTTTCGTTTTAAGGAGCACAAAAGCAATTTTCTCTTTTCAAATGGGAAAGAAATATCTGAAATAGAAAATGAAAAAAAGATGCTTGATAAAAAAATCTTGTCTGCCAATGAATGGATTGCTGATTTCTGTTTTCTAGAAAACGAATCGCTTGTATTGATTACTTATGAAATAGATTTGAAGCAACCTGTCGATCCCAGCAAGCCAGTATTTCCAAAATATAAAATAAAAATAATTGACCCAATCTCTTCTATTGTATTAAAAGAGCAAGTCTTAGACATTAAAAGTTCAACAGTAACACTTACAGAAAACAAAGTCATTTATCTCGACCGTGACCATCAAAATTATTACTTCAAACAGATTAATTATCATGAAAAATAATCTGTGCATTGCTGCACTTTTTATACTCTTGCTTGGATTCGGCTGCTCAAAAAAATCAGTAACAAGCGATTCCTATCTGCATGCCTTAGTAGATTCGTTGGCAATTGATAAAACGACCAATATCTTTATTTACTCAATCAATCCAAACGATTGTGTCAACTGTTTATATGGTTTCTCACTAATTAATAAACGGTTATCCGAAATCACGAATTCAAAAATTTACATTTTAGCGGTTGATCGGGAAATTGAAAAAAAAGAATTGATTAAAACCTCAACGGCAATCAATCTTCACGACAGCATCAACAAAGTTATTTTGTGGAATAAAAATACATTTCATTCCGTTGGCACTGACGCTAACAAAAAAAACGTAGTTGGGGTTTCACTATTAACTATTTACAATTATGCTACCGACTCGATTGTTTACAGCATGCCTGTGAAAGAAATTACAAATGCTGAAGAACTAATGAAGTATACCAACTAATTATCCTTACAACGTATCGATTTAAGGTCAACCAACGTGCTCCCAAGGGAATGCCCTTAAAGATTAACAAAACATACACCTCCTAAAGAATCGTCTATGAGCACATTTTTTTTTGAATTAGAAAATGGTATTGATAAAAAAGAAAAGGCAAATGAGATGCAATTGCGCGAAGTTGAACTCATTGAAGAGTTTACCGGAAAACCAATTCGTAATATTATAAACGACTATACACTTCCAGAAAGAATAAGAATAAATGCCTATTTGGATTATGTAAAATGTATGTAAATCGGATTAACTAAAAATTTCTCCATCGACCGAAAACGCCCAAGGGCAATTTGTTTCCTTCTGTTGCTTGTAAATAAAGCTCGCCAATATTTAAATTTTTTCCTGCCTTTGCTTTTAACATGTTTTCAATGATAAGGGCTGAAAAGCCTAAGGAATAGGCATTCAGAATTAAAAAATGTTCTTTGTCGTCCAACAAATTCAAAACTCCGTGCATCATTTCATTAATGTTATCTTCTAACTTCCATTTTTCTCCATTCGGGCCATGACCAAAAGCCGGAGGGTCTAAAATAATTCCATTGTATTTGTTTCCTCTTTTTTCTTCGCGCTTTACAAACTTTAAGGCATCTTCCACCACCCAGCGAATATTATTTAAGTTCGACAGCTCCATGTTTTCTTTGCTCCATGTAACTACTTGCTTAATTGAATCCACATGTGTAATGTCAGCTCCTGCTGCTTTTGCTGCTAAGGAAGCGCCTCCCGTGTAAGCAAACAAATTCAAAATCTTAGGTTGTGGAGTCGACATCTTCTTTATGCTCTCGTATATAAAATCCCAGTTAGAAGCTTGTTCCGGAAAAATACCAACATGTTTAAAAGAGGTTAATCCCAAACGAAATTTTATGGCTGCATCGGAGTTATTGATTGCATATTTTATTGGCCACTGATCGGGCATTTGTTTAAACTTTTTCCACTCTCCGGAAGAACTTGAGCGTGGCATAAATTTTATGTGTGCTCGTTTTTCCCATTCAGCATTGCTTAATGTTTTATCCCATACTGCTTGTGGCTCCGGACGAATGGTAATGTATTGTCCAAAGCGTTCCAGTTTCTCAAAATTGCCAACATCGATTAATTCGTAATCTGAAAAATTTTGTGGTGTAAGTAATTGCATACGTTAGTTTGAAAATTATAGAACAAAGGTATTATTTTAAACTATGCGAATTCCGGCCACACAAATATCATCTACTTGTTCCAACTTCCCTTTCCATTCTTCGTGTTTATTTAGTAAAAGATGGCGTTGCTCATCCATTGGTTGTTTAGCCATTTTCTCCAACAGTTCTTCCAGTGGTTTATACTTGAATTTTTTTCCTTGCGGTCCTCCAAACTGATCCGGATAGCCATCTGTAAACATGTATAGTAGGTCGTTGCGCTCCAATTTAAACTTTTGTTGTGTAAATTGTTTGTCGTTTTTCCCAACAAAGCCAACCGGGAATTTATCCCCTTTGAACTCGCGCAATTTATTATCGCGTAAGAGGTAAAGCGAATTATTGGCTCCAGCAAATGTCAATTCTTGTGTATTCAGATTAATCTGAATCAAAGCAATGTCCATTCCATCCTTATTTTCATTCGCATTTTCTGATTGTCGCAAGGCAACAACAATTTTCAAACGAAGCATATCCAGAATGTCTGCCGGTTCGTAAATCTTTTTTTCATTAATAATCTCATTGAGCAATGCGGTTCCCAACATACTCATAAAACCTCCGGGAACTCCATGACCGGTGCAATCGGCAACAGCAAAAAATGCTTGTTGTCCGGTTTTCGTTACCCAATAAAAATCACCACTCACAATATCCTTCGGCATTAAAAGAACAAAGCTATCCGGGAACGTTGCTTTTAGCTCAGCATGAGAAGGGATAATAGCTTGCTGGATTTTTCTTGCATAATTAATGCTGTCTAAAATTTCTTTATTCTTGGTATCCACAATCAGCTTTTGTTGATTGATAATTTCGCTGGATCTCTTTTCTTTCTTGTAAGATCGAAACACCATTATGGCAATTACGAGAACAATCAATAACCCTGCAATTCCGGCCGTTGCAAACATTTTTTGTTTTTGCAATGCCGCTTCGTGTTCTAAATCTTTTTGTTTTTGAGCAGAGAATCGAAGTAAACTATCTTGTTTTTCCTGATAGGAATTTTTGAAATTAATTTCCATCTGCGCTTGTTGCTTTATAATGGAAGAACTAATAGAGCTGTCGGCATTGTCTTTTGTAATTTTTAAATACTTAAACGCATTTGTGTAATCTTGCTTCGCTGAGTATGCCTGATACAGCACCTCAGAAGCTTCAGAGCACAAGCCATACACGCTCATTTCTTCACTAATTTTATATGCAGTTACTCCCTCTTCGATTGATTTATCAAACTTTCTTAATTTTAAATACGCCTTTGAAAGACCGATACGGCAATAAGCGAGGTAATAGCGATCCTTATGGATAATACAAAGACGAATTCCTTCACTTAAGTATTCAATTGCTTTATCCAATTTATTTTGATCCAAAAACAAATCCCCTTTCGAATAATAAAAATCAATTATTCGCATGGTATCTTTCTCGGCAAGGGCAATGCTTAGACCTTTTTCGTAAGAAGCATTTGCTTTTACATATTCTTTCATTGCCTGATACGTTCCTCCCATGGAACTGTAGCAAAAGGTTTGGTCTTTTAGATAGTTATTCTTTATTGCCAGTGCTAAACCTTCATTCAAATATTTCAATGCATCTTCCTGCTGATCAATACATCTGTTCAAATCTCCGATTAGAGCGAGTGTATGCGACAGTTCTTTTTGTGAATCCAATTCTTTGTACAAATACATTGCCTGCAAAAGTAAATTCAATGCATTGGTGTTTTGGTCTTGCAATCGAAACATGTCCCCAACATCCGACAGTTGATCGGCAATCGTTCGTTTATCAAGCGTTAAACGGGCAAACTGAAGTGCTTTGGAATAATACATTCGCGCCATTTCATAGTTATCCTCTTGATAAAAACGATAACCTAAAGCATGATAAAATTTTACCTTATTCTCTTTTTTGGAAAGTTTGGAGGCCACCCAAAATAACTGGATGGAGTCTTTTGCTGTATATTTCTGTAAGATGCGTTCTCCGGCTATGAGGTCGGCTGCTTTCGCTCTATTGTAATATATGACCAGAGAGTCTTCCTGAGAAAACGCCATGGTTTTAAGCAACAAAACCAATGACAATAACAGAATTTGTATCTTATATTTTTTCAAGGAGAATGCTTAATTCTTTGATTCGGTTTTAAATATACCATTATCTTTGCAAAACTAAAAAAACTATGGAAAACAAAAGAGTTAGATTGCGTTTCGCACCAAGCCCAACAGGTGGATTACACATGGGTGGCGTACGCACAGCATTATTTAGTTATTTATATGCAAAAAAGCATGGTGGAGATTTTATTCTCCGTATTGAAGATACAGACCAAACCCGCTATGTAAAAGGCGCTGAGGAGTATATCATTGCTGCATTAAAATGGTGTGGGATAGAACCAAACGAAGGCGTTGGTTTTGGTGACGGCCCGCATGCACCATACCGTCAGAGCGAACGAAAAGAATTGGGTATCTATGCAAAGTACGCAAAGCAATTGATAGACAGCGGAAATGCTTATTATGCGTTTGACACCTCCGAAGAGTTGGATGCGATGCGCAAACGATTAGAAGCCGCTAAGGTTGTTGCTCCACAGTACAATTCGGTGAGCCGACAAAACATGCGTAACTCATTAACCCTATCGGAAGATGAAGTAAAAAAATTGTTGGATGCCGGAACACCTCATGTGATTCGATTGAAGGTGCCTCGCAACGAGGAAATTCGTTTCCATGATATCATCCGCGGATGGGTAGTTGTAAATTCTACACAAGTAGACGACAAAGTATTATTAAAAAGTGATGGAATGCCAACCTATCACTTGGCGCACATTGTGGACGATATTGAAATGGAAGTATCCCACTGTGTAAGAGCAGAAGAATGGTTGCCATCAGCACCTGCACATATTTTGATTTATCGCTTTTTAGGGTTGGAAGATAAAATGCCTTTGTTAGCGCATCTTCCG
This Bacteroidota bacterium DNA region includes the following protein-coding sequences:
- a CDS encoding HTH domain-containing protein, encoding MKFDVYQEKMEQIEKLIQQSNTGSPKELANRLNVSERTIRRLIERLKVKNKSIYFCRKTQSYVLKN
- a CDS encoding class I SAM-dependent methyltransferase, encoding MQLLTPQNFSDYELIDVGNFEKLERFGQYITIRPEPQAVWDKTLSNAEWEKRAHIKFMPRSSSSGEWKKFKQMPDQWPIKYAINNSDAAIKFRLGLTSFKHVGIFPEQASNWDFIYESIKKMSTPQPKILNLFAYTGGASLAAKAAGADITHVDSIKQVVTWSKENMELSNLNNIRWVVEDALKFVKREEKRGNKYNGIILDPPAFGHGPNGEKWKLEDNINEMMHGVLNLLDDKEHFLILNAYSLGFSALIIENMLKAKAGKNLNIGELYLQATEGNKLPLGVFGRWRNF
- a CDS encoding SpoIIE family protein phosphatase gives rise to the protein MAFSQEDSLVIYYNRAKAADLIAGERILQKYTAKDSIQLFWVASKLSKKENKVKFYHALGYRFYQEDNYEMARMYYSKALQFARLTLDKRTIADQLSDVGDMFRLQDQNTNALNLLLQAMYLYKELDSQKELSHTLALIGDLNRCIDQQEDALKYLNEGLALAIKNNYLKDQTFCYSSMGGTYQAMKEYVKANASYEKGLSIALAEKDTMRIIDFYYSKGDLFLDQNKLDKAIEYLSEGIRLCIIHKDRYYLAYCRIGLSKAYLKLRKFDKSIEEGVTAYKISEEMSVYGLCSEASEVLYQAYSAKQDYTNAFKYLKITKDNADSSISSSIIKQQAQMEINFKNSYQEKQDSLLRFSAQKQKDLEHEAALQKQKMFATAGIAGLLIVLVIAIMVFRSYKKEKRSSEIINQQKLIVDTKNKEILDSINYARKIQQAIIPSHAELKATFPDSFVLLMPKDIVSGDFYWVTKTGQQAFFAVADCTGHGVPGGFMSMLGTALLNEIINEKKIYEPADILDMLRLKIVVALRQSENANENKDGMDIALIQINLNTQELTFAGANNSLYLLRDNKLREFKGDKFPVGFVGKNDKQFTQQKFKLERNDLLYMFTDGYPDQFGGPQGKKFKYKPLEELLEKMAKQPMDEQRHLLLNKHEEWKGKLEQVDDICVAGIRIV
- a CDS encoding glutamate--tRNA ligase, translating into MENKRVRLRFAPSPTGGLHMGGVRTALFSYLYAKKHGGDFILRIEDTDQTRYVKGAEEYIIAALKWCGIEPNEGVGFGDGPHAPYRQSERKELGIYAKYAKQLIDSGNAYYAFDTSEELDAMRKRLEAAKVVAPQYNSVSRQNMRNSLTLSEDEVKKLLDAGTPHVIRLKVPRNEEIRFHDIIRGWVVVNSTQVDDKVLLKSDGMPTYHLAHIVDDIEMEVSHCVRAEEWLPSAPAHILIYRFLGLEDKMPLLAHLPLILKTDGNGKLSKRDKSGIPMFPLNWHDERTGETYTGYRENGFFPEAFINMLAMLGWNPGTTQEIFSLDELVQAFTFERVNKSGAKFDPEKTKWFNQQYLRMKSDAELAELFAPFLKEHNIDAAPKFVEGVCKLVKEKAHFVSEFWANGNYFFIAPTSYDADVIKKRWNEQSAAFIKEVTAAYKTLNTFTAAETEATFKATAEKLGMGPGQVMQLFRVCLSGVGGGPMLFEMVELLGKDEVIKRLETATTSIK